The following coding sequences lie in one Microvirga sp. 17 mud 1-3 genomic window:
- a CDS encoding MDR family oxidoreductase: MATFKAIVIDRTETGQQVEHRSFDEADLMEGDVTVRVQYSTLNYKDGLALTGRSPVVRRFPMIPGVDLAGTVEHSSHPEFKPGDSVILNGWGLGETHLGAYAQKVRVRGEWLIHLPKGLTLFQAMAIGTAGYTAMLCLMALERHGMRCRHGPAIVTGAAGGVGSVAVTLLARAGWHVIASTGRPQEADYLKFLGAAEIIERSELSGPARPLGKERWCAGIDTVGSHTLANVLSMTKYGGAVAACGLAGGMDLPGSVAPFILRGISLLGIDSVMTPRGLRLEAWSRLAHDLDLHKLEAMTASIGLEQVMEAGSAILEGKVRGRIVVEID; this comes from the coding sequence ATGGCGACCTTCAAGGCGATCGTGATCGACAGGACCGAGACCGGGCAGCAGGTAGAGCATCGGAGCTTCGACGAGGCCGACCTGATGGAAGGTGACGTCACGGTCCGGGTGCAATACTCCACCCTCAACTACAAGGACGGGCTGGCGCTCACCGGGCGCTCGCCGGTCGTGCGGCGCTTTCCGATGATCCCCGGGGTCGATCTGGCCGGTACGGTCGAGCATTCCTCCCATCCCGAGTTCAAGCCGGGGGATTCCGTCATCCTCAACGGCTGGGGGCTGGGCGAGACCCATCTCGGCGCCTATGCGCAGAAGGTGCGGGTGCGCGGCGAGTGGCTGATCCATCTGCCGAAGGGGCTCACCCTCTTTCAGGCCATGGCCATCGGCACTGCCGGCTACACGGCCATGCTGTGCCTCATGGCCCTGGAACGCCACGGAATGCGCTGCCGGCACGGTCCTGCCATCGTCACGGGCGCGGCAGGGGGCGTCGGCTCGGTCGCGGTCACGCTTCTCGCCCGGGCCGGCTGGCACGTGATCGCCTCCACGGGCCGGCCTCAGGAGGCGGACTACCTGAAGTTTCTCGGCGCAGCGGAAATCATCGAGCGCAGCGAGCTCTCCGGCCCGGCCCGGCCGCTCGGCAAGGAGCGCTGGTGCGCCGGGATCGACACGGTAGGCTCCCACACGCTCGCCAACGTGCTCTCGATGACAAAGTATGGCGGGGCGGTTGCGGCCTGCGGCCTGGCCGGTGGCATGGATCTGCCGGGCTCGGTCGCGCCCTTCATCCTACGGGGCATTTCCCTTCTCGGAATCGATTCGGTGATGACCCCGCGGGGCTTACGCCTCGAGGCATGGAGCAGGCTTGCTCACGACCTCGACCTGCATAAGCTCGAAGCGATGACGGCCTCGATCGGTCTGGAGCAGGTCATGGAGGCGGGAAGCGCCATCCTGGAGGGTAAGGTTCGTGGCCGCATCGTGGTCGAGATCGACTGA
- a CDS encoding MFS transporter, producing the protein MSEPASRSRFSPELIVLSGCMIALITFGPRASSGLFQIPMTMEFGWGRDVFGLAIAVQNLLWGLGQPFAGAIADRYGAFRVLCVGAVLYALGLVVMAYAVTPGLLHLGAGVLIGFGLSGCSFNLVLGAFGKLLPESWRPMAFGAGTAAGSFGQFLFPPIGNVLIDSMGWHQALLVFAASVLLVLPFAIALATRPMEAAGRSGPAPVPGQSIRQALGEAFRHRSYVLLVLGFFTCGFQLAFITVHLPAYLRDAGLSAAVGGWTLAVIGLANAFGSLTSGWLSTRMSKRWLLAWIYLGRAVAIAVFILLPATPVTSIAFGVAIGVLWLSTVPPTSSLVMLMFGTRYMAMLYGFAFFSHQVGGFLGVWLGGILYEAYGNYTLVWWLSIGLGVASALINLPIVEKPVERPVRLQPAE; encoded by the coding sequence ATGTCAGAGCCCGCATCCCGCTCCCGGTTCTCGCCGGAGCTCATCGTCCTGTCCGGGTGCATGATCGCCCTCATCACGTTCGGGCCGCGCGCCTCCTCGGGCCTGTTTCAGATCCCGATGACCATGGAGTTCGGCTGGGGCCGCGACGTGTTCGGCCTCGCCATCGCGGTGCAGAACCTCCTCTGGGGCCTCGGTCAGCCCTTCGCGGGGGCAATCGCGGATCGCTACGGGGCCTTCCGGGTCCTGTGCGTCGGTGCGGTCCTCTATGCCCTGGGGCTCGTGGTCATGGCCTATGCGGTGACGCCGGGCCTGCTCCATCTGGGCGCCGGGGTGCTCATCGGCTTCGGCCTGTCGGGCTGTTCCTTCAACCTGGTGCTCGGAGCCTTCGGTAAGCTCCTGCCCGAATCCTGGCGGCCCATGGCCTTCGGCGCCGGTACGGCGGCGGGCTCCTTCGGCCAGTTCCTGTTCCCGCCCATCGGCAACGTGCTGATCGACTCGATGGGCTGGCACCAGGCGCTCCTGGTGTTCGCCGCGAGCGTCCTTCTGGTGCTGCCCTTCGCGATTGCATTGGCGACGCGGCCCATGGAGGCGGCAGGCCGGAGCGGCCCGGCGCCCGTGCCCGGTCAGTCGATCCGCCAAGCGCTCGGGGAGGCCTTCCGCCACCGCTCCTACGTGCTCCTGGTCCTCGGCTTCTTCACCTGCGGCTTCCAGCTCGCCTTCATCACGGTCCACCTGCCGGCTTATCTGCGCGATGCCGGGCTCTCGGCCGCGGTCGGCGGCTGGACCCTCGCGGTGATCGGCCTCGCCAATGCCTTCGGGTCCCTGACCTCGGGCTGGCTCTCGACCCGCATGTCGAAAAGATGGCTCCTGGCCTGGATCTATCTCGGCCGGGCCGTCGCCATCGCGGTCTTCATCCTGCTGCCGGCGACCCCTGTCACGTCCATCGCGTTCGGCGTCGCCATCGGCGTTCTGTGGCTCTCCACCGTGCCTCCCACATCCTCCCTCGTGATGCTGATGTTCGGCACGCGCTATATGGCCATGCTCTACGGCTTTGCGTTCTTCTCGCACCAAGTCGGCGGGTTCCTCGGGGTCTGGCTCGGCGGCATCCTCTACGAGGCTTACGGCAACTACACCCTGGTGTGGTGGCTCTCCATCGGGCTCGGCGTCGCGTCCGCGCTGATCAACCTGCCCATCGTCGAGAAGCCCGTGGAGCGGCCGGTCCGCCTGCAGCCCGCCGAGTGA
- a CDS encoding M10 family metallopeptidase has translation MGAVRTDVAGAGYGSPYVDSLIWGQAAWNPEAGPIRYFFGSSATFDAASEIHGASDYLWGRDDVEAWTATEKGVFKAALSLYAKVSGVTFAPADSVADADVVWWKTEIWDGSAGIHEVPNEKPIWGYFNPTAEWKNLHMGGDGRNTIMHEIGHALGLSHPHDGGWEADATRFPGVSSSEDTGRYGLNQGIWTVMSYNVGWDQRPQDTAFGAQGGLGALDIAALQELYGPNPETAKGGNVYTLPTRNGTGTGWSCIWDAGGIDTISAAHARESVTIDLRPATLKAKDPHAGGYVSSQKGISGGYTIAKGVLIENAAGGAGDDRIWGNASANVLRGHGGNDTLSGLDGDDTLQGRVGNDVLFGGRGKDAFVFDTTLNGKTNVDRIADFRPGEDKILLDDRIFRALKPGALAEDAFHMGAAANSGDHILYDRGSGALSYDPDGSGHQAPVRFALLHAKLMVSASDFLVV, from the coding sequence ATGGGTGCGGTCAGGACGGATGTCGCCGGTGCCGGCTACGGGAGCCCTTATGTGGATTCCCTGATCTGGGGCCAGGCGGCCTGGAATCCGGAAGCCGGGCCGATCCGATATTTCTTCGGCAGCAGCGCAACCTTCGATGCCGCCAGCGAGATCCACGGAGCCAGCGACTATCTCTGGGGCCGGGATGATGTGGAGGCCTGGACCGCGACCGAGAAGGGCGTCTTCAAAGCGGCCCTGTCCCTTTACGCCAAGGTCTCCGGGGTGACCTTCGCGCCGGCCGACTCCGTGGCGGATGCAGATGTCGTCTGGTGGAAGACCGAGATATGGGACGGCTCGGCGGGCATCCACGAGGTGCCGAACGAGAAGCCGATCTGGGGCTATTTCAATCCCACGGCGGAATGGAAGAACCTGCATATGGGCGGTGACGGCCGCAATACGATTATGCACGAGATCGGACATGCCCTTGGGCTTTCCCATCCGCATGATGGCGGTTGGGAGGCGGACGCAACCCGCTTCCCCGGGGTGTCCTCATCGGAGGATACGGGCCGCTACGGGCTCAACCAGGGCATCTGGACCGTCATGTCCTATAATGTGGGCTGGGACCAGCGGCCGCAGGACACCGCGTTCGGTGCTCAGGGCGGGCTCGGCGCCCTGGATATCGCGGCGCTGCAGGAACTCTACGGCCCGAATCCCGAGACGGCCAAGGGTGGGAATGTCTATACCCTGCCGACACGCAACGGCACGGGGACCGGCTGGTCCTGCATCTGGGATGCGGGCGGCATCGATACGATCAGTGCCGCTCATGCTCGCGAAAGCGTGACCATCGACCTGCGACCCGCGACCTTAAAGGCGAAAGATCCTCATGCGGGCGGTTATGTCTCGTCCCAGAAAGGAATCTCGGGCGGCTACACCATCGCCAAGGGCGTCCTCATCGAAAATGCAGCCGGCGGAGCCGGAGACGACCGGATCTGGGGAAATGCATCCGCCAATGTCCTGCGCGGCCATGGCGGAAACGACACCCTGAGCGGCCTCGACGGAGACGATACCCTCCAGGGCCGTGTCGGCAATGACGTCCTGTTCGGCGGCCGGGGAAAGGATGCTTTCGTGTTCGACACGACGCTCAACGGCAAAACGAACGTGGACCGAATCGCGGATTTCCGGCCGGGAGAGGATAAGATCCTTCTCGACGACCGGATCTTCAGAGCCCTGAAGCCCGGAGCCCTGGCCGAGGACGCCTTCCACATGGGTGCAGCGGCCAATTCCGGCGACCACATCCTCTATGATCGCGGAAGCGGAGCGCTCTCCTACGATCCGGACGGATCGGGCCATCAGGCCCCGGTGCGATTCGCGCTCCTGCACGCCAAACTCATGGTGAGCGCATCGGATTTCCTCGTCGTCTGA
- a CDS encoding cell wall hydrolase: protein MRWICATTAPWALAAGLLVSFTASASNDVQSGFSFAARSPVVRLTEAGLVPPIGGAALVKRLDLGRDILRATPRYALSEIPQGDPPKDSLKAGAGSVFPAVDRTRKSGRAAPLRTALSERAQDIRASLTPSGSRLLFNRNENLLPPTILMEGKLEGPEMEQQGFEPWQAPELTTTRQATSVQSPAAAAAGSTGAAGSPTTPFVKRAVVLSSTTPAPAEATPIEIAAAPVSRIDKNGLGITSMARSDEDRPRYADLIDPDNLSKEQRCLAEAVYFEARSESEEGQAAVAQVVLNRVKSGLYPSSICGVVYQNRHRHLACQFTFACEGKALRVSESESWDRAKRIASAVLEGKTYLADVGGATHYHANYVRPYWAKRLKKMDVIGRHVFYKLRPGQT from the coding sequence GTGAGATGGATCTGCGCTACCACGGCGCCCTGGGCGCTGGCCGCAGGCCTCCTGGTTTCGTTCACGGCTTCGGCCAGCAACGACGTGCAATCCGGCTTCAGCTTCGCGGCCCGCAGCCCCGTGGTGCGCCTCACCGAGGCCGGTCTCGTTCCCCCCATCGGCGGCGCCGCTCTGGTGAAAAGGCTCGATCTCGGCCGGGATATCCTGCGGGCGACGCCCCGTTACGCCCTGTCGGAGATCCCGCAAGGTGATCCGCCGAAAGATTCCCTGAAGGCCGGCGCAGGCAGTGTCTTTCCGGCCGTGGACCGGACCCGCAAGAGCGGCCGGGCCGCGCCCCTCCGCACGGCCCTCTCCGAGAGGGCGCAGGACATCCGCGCGAGCCTCACGCCGTCGGGGTCGCGCCTGCTCTTCAACCGCAATGAGAACCTCCTGCCGCCCACCATTCTCATGGAAGGCAAGCTGGAAGGTCCCGAGATGGAGCAGCAGGGCTTCGAGCCCTGGCAGGCTCCGGAGCTGACGACCACCCGGCAGGCAACCTCCGTCCAGTCCCCGGCCGCCGCCGCCGCGGGCTCCACGGGGGCTGCCGGCAGCCCCACGACACCATTCGTCAAGCGCGCGGTCGTCCTGTCTTCGACCACGCCGGCTCCGGCGGAAGCCACGCCCATCGAGATTGCGGCTGCGCCGGTTTCCCGCATCGACAAGAACGGCCTGGGCATCACGTCCATGGCCCGGAGCGACGAGGATCGCCCGCGCTATGCGGACCTCATCGATCCGGACAACCTGAGCAAGGAACAGCGCTGCCTCGCCGAGGCGGTCTATTTCGAGGCGCGCAGCGAATCCGAAGAGGGACAGGCCGCCGTCGCACAGGTGGTGCTCAACCGGGTGAAGAGCGGCCTCTATCCGTCCTCGATCTGCGGGGTCGTGTACCAGAACCGCCACCGACACCTGGCCTGCCAGTTCACCTTCGCGTGCGAGGGCAAGGCCCTTCGCGTCAGCGAGTCGGAATCCTGGGATCGGGCGAAGCGCATCGCCAGCGCGGTTCTCGAGGGCAAGACCTATCTGGCCGATGTCGGGGGTGCGACCCACTACCACGCCAACTACGTACGTCCCTACTGGGCCAAGCGCCTCAAGAAGATGGACGTGATCGGCCGCCACGTCTTCTACAAGCTGCGGCCGGGGCAAACCTGA
- a CDS encoding helix-turn-helix domain-containing protein: MSNTTLTIGDHLRDWRQRRRMSQMDLALEADISTRHLSFLETGRSQPSREMVLHLADRLDIPLRERNILLVAAGYAPVYSQRPLDDPALQAARQAIDLVLKGHEPYPALAVDRHWSLVAANGALMPLVGAVDPVLLKPPVNVLRLSLHPGGLAPRIANFSEWRDHILARLHHQVEMTADAVLMKLMDELRAYPAPAGTSRTPHPRQDYAGVLVPLRLRSEEGELTLFSTTTVFGTPVDVTLSELAIEAFFPADPETAAILRKSAEAGL, translated from the coding sequence CTGTCGAACACCACCCTCACGATCGGCGATCACCTGCGCGACTGGCGGCAGCGCCGGCGCATGAGCCAGATGGACCTCGCACTCGAGGCCGACATCTCGACCCGGCATCTCAGCTTTCTCGAGACGGGACGTTCGCAGCCGAGCCGCGAGATGGTCCTGCACCTGGCCGACCGGCTCGACATTCCCTTGCGTGAGCGAAACATCCTGCTGGTGGCGGCCGGCTATGCGCCGGTCTATTCCCAGCGCCCTCTGGACGACCCGGCTCTCCAGGCCGCGCGTCAGGCTATCGACCTGGTGCTGAAGGGGCACGAGCCTTACCCTGCGCTCGCGGTCGACCGCCACTGGTCGCTCGTGGCCGCAAATGGCGCCCTGATGCCGCTTGTCGGCGCCGTCGATCCCGTGCTCCTCAAGCCGCCCGTGAACGTGCTGCGCCTCAGCCTGCATCCGGGAGGTCTCGCTCCGCGAATCGCCAATTTCTCCGAATGGCGGGACCACATCCTGGCCCGTCTCCATCATCAGGTGGAGATGACCGCGGATGCGGTCCTGATGAAGCTGATGGACGAGCTGCGCGCCTATCCGGCCCCGGCCGGGACTTCCCGCACGCCGCATCCCCGCCAGGATTATGCGGGTGTGCTCGTGCCGCTCCGGCTCCGGTCGGAGGAGGGCGAACTGACGCTCTTCAGCACCACCACGGTCTTCGGAACCCCCGTGGACGTCACCCTGTCGGAGCTCGCCATCGAGGCCTTCTTTCCGGCCGATCCCGAGACGGCTGCGATCCTGCGGAAGAGCGCGGAGGCCGGACTTTAA